The proteins below come from a single Myxocyprinus asiaticus isolate MX2 ecotype Aquarium Trade chromosome 28, UBuf_Myxa_2, whole genome shotgun sequence genomic window:
- the LOC127418634 gene encoding uncharacterized protein LOC127418634 isoform X2 — protein sequence MEEDPAVGALSSMFIMREQVDVICCKSVGTDLSMLDIDDFITEISHLKKEVTSLKTELKELRSSCTCYERVKVEIELEKVSCQSSVCVTDGTSTECQDSVWSGRDQSTPQRLLDKLSEQRSRDTQDSQLTLLCSTDAQESVCDSNQGDQTSTESLTSVCNAGEQQMLQTPVKLLDYRNLMKMRGENTTEEQQSDEDEEDTLTEKEQSDEDDDDFISSALWSNSTMSND from the exons ATGGAAGAAGATCCCGCAGTTGGAGCTCTCAGTTCA atgttcatcatgagagagcaggtggatgtgatctgctgtaaatcagtaggaactgatctgtccatgctggatattgatgatttcatcacagaaatctctcatctgaagaaagaggtgacgtcactgaagACAGAGCTGAAAGAACTCCGTTCATCCTGCACCTGTTATGAGCGagttaaagttgagatt gagctggaaaaggtttcctgtcaatcttcagtgtgtgtgactgatgggacctccacagaatgtcaggattcagtgtggagcggcagagatcagtccacaccacagcggctgctggacaaactctctgaacagagatccagagacacacaggactcacagctcactttactctgttctactgatgctcaggagagtgtgtgtgacagtaatcagggtgatcaaacctccacagagtctctgacttctgtctgtaacgctggagaacagcagatgctgcagacaccagtgaagctgctggactacaggaacctgatgaagatgagaggagaaaacacaacagaggaacaacagagtgatgaagatgaagaaGATACATTAACAGAGAAAGAACAGagcgatgaagatgatgatgattttatttcttcag cgctatggagcaattcaacaaTGTCAAACGACTGA
- the LOC127418634 gene encoding uncharacterized protein LOC127418634 isoform X1, protein MEEDPAVGALSSMFIMREQVDVICCKSVGTDLSMLDIDDFITEISHLKKEVTSLKTELKELRSSCTCYERVKVEIELEKVSCQSSVCVTDGTSTECQDSVWSGRDQSTPQRLLDKLSEQRSRDTQDSQLTLLCSTDAQESVCDSNQGDQTSTESLTSVCNAGEQQMLQTPVKLLDYRNLMKMRGENTTEEQQSDEDEEDTLTEKEQSDEDDDDFISSANNRTLMTLTKLRHILLTVAAPAWKKMVDCRSLRGGSMIIGWSPSPVVGEACSKVTSL, encoded by the exons ATGGAAGAAGATCCCGCAGTTGGAGCTCTCAGTTCA atgttcatcatgagagagcaggtggatgtgatctgctgtaaatcagtaggaactgatctgtccatgctggatattgatgatttcatcacagaaatctctcatctgaagaaagaggtgacgtcactgaagACAGAGCTGAAAGAACTCCGTTCATCCTGCACCTGTTATGAGCGagttaaagttgagatt gagctggaaaaggtttcctgtcaatcttcagtgtgtgtgactgatgggacctccacagaatgtcaggattcagtgtggagcggcagagatcagtccacaccacagcggctgctggacaaactctctgaacagagatccagagacacacaggactcacagctcactttactctgttctactgatgctcaggagagtgtgtgtgacagtaatcagggtgatcaaacctccacagagtctctgacttctgtctgtaacgctggagaacagcagatgctgcagacaccagtgaagctgctggactacaggaacctgatgaagatgagaggagaaaacacaacagaggaacaacagagtgatgaagatgaagaaGATACATTAACAGAGAAAGAACAGagcgatgaagatgatgatgattttatttcttcag ccaacaacagaacacttatgacgcttacgaagctgagacatattcttctcactgtagctgctccagcgtggaaaaaaatggtggactgtcgatcactcaggggaggatctatgataatagggtggagtccgtcaccagtcgtgggcgaggcctgctctaaagtgacgtcactttag